TTTTCGGGCAGATGCTGAGAAGAGCCGGTGTTGAGGCGAGCATCGTCAGATACAGAGGCGTGCTTCACGGATTCATCAATTACTATCCCGTGCTGAAGGCTGCGAGGGATGCGATAAACCAGATTGCCGCTCTTCTTGTGTTCGACTAGATCCTCTTTCCAAAATTTTTTGCGAGAGTGAGGGCGAACCCGATGGCCTTCTGCACGTCAGGGTCCCTCAAGGCCTTCATGGCCTCCATCATCCCCATCTGCTCGTAAACCATGGACTCCTCAAAGGCATCGATTAGCCTCTTTATTACTTTGAGAACCCTCTCATCGACGGAAAGAAGAATCTTTATCAGCATCTCGAATCTCTCGGCAATCTCCCTGATCTCGTCAGGCGTAAAGGGAACCTTGAACTCGGAGAACTTCACTATTTCGTCAAAAACTCCCTTCCTCTCAAGTATCAGGAGCTTGTCGATAGCATCGAGAATTTCGTCGTGGTTCTCGACAACTTTCTCGAAAATCTCGTATATCGCCTCAGCTGCCTTGGCAAACTTGTCCGGGGATATATCGGTCATTCTTCGCACCTAAAAATAAAAAGAGAGGTTTACTTCTTTTTCTTCTTGATTACTTCCTCAAGCCTTTTTTCTAAGGGCGCCTCATGAGTGTAAGGGCACATGAGATAGTGCTCTACGGCCTTAGCTATTGCATCCTTCGTTGCATTCTCTCCCGTTTTCCTCTTTAGCTCTTCAAGCACATTTTCAGGCAGCACTGTTTGAGCGTGAACGATTTTCACCATCACTACCACCTATCATTATAATGAACACTACCATATTTAAGTTTTTCTCATAATTACAATGTTGAAATTCATTTTTTGTTTCCTCTTACCATTGCCACTTTTCCGGTTCTTGCAAGCTCCTTGATGCCGTACTGCCTCATCAAGTCAATGAACGCCGAGACCTTGTCTTCATCGCCCGTGACCTCAATAATGAAGCTGTCTCTGGAGACGTCAACTATTCTCGCTCTGAAGATGTTTGTGAGCTCCACAATTTCGCCCCTCTTCTCTGGAGGTGCGTGAACTCTGATGAGGCACAGCTCTCTTTCGACAGAGCTTTCTGTAATCTCGCTGACCTTGATTGTTTCAATGAGCTTGTTCAGCTGCTTAATCACCTGCTCAACGACCTTGTCGTCTCCTTCAACGACAATCGTCATTCTTGAAAGGTCATCTCTTTCGGTGGTGCCGACTGTCAGGCTCTCTATGTTGAAACCCCTCCTCCTGAACAGTCCCGCAACCCTCGCAAGGACTCCGGGCTTGTTCTCAACCAGAACGGCTATCGTGTGCTTCACGCTACCACCTCACTCCTCATCGATAATCTCGTTTAACGCCGCTCCCGGCGGGACCATCGGGAAGACGTTTGCCTGGTAGTCAACTCTGAAGTCTATGACCACCGGCGCGTCGACTTCCTTTGCCTCCTTGAGTGCATCATCGACTTCCGAAGGCTTCTCGACGGTCATGCCTATCGCACCGAAACCCCTTGCTATGGCTTCAAATCCCGTTTTCTCGCAGCCAATGCAGGTTGCAGAGTACCTCTCTCTGTAGAACAGCTCCTGCCACTGCCTGACCATTCCGAGGTAGCCGTTATTCAGAACCAGAACTTTCACGGGAATCTCGTACTTGACGCATGTTGCAAGCTCCTGGATGTTCATGAAGAAGCTCCCATCCCCTGCGATGTCTATAACTGTCTTTTCTGGAAACGCGACCTGTGCGCCCATCGCTGCAGGGAAGCCGAAACCCATCGTTCCCAATCCACCGCTTGTTATGAACTGCCTTGGGTACTTGGTTTTGAAAAACTGAGCAGCCCACATCTGATTCTGTCCAACCTCTGTCGTGATAATAGCGTCCGGCATAATCTCGCAGGCGCGCTCAATCACGTACTGCGGCTTGAACCCCTCCTTTTTGTACTTCAGCGGATATCTCTTCTTCCAGTCGTTCACCTTGTCCTCCCATTCTTTTCTTTGCTTGTACTCCACGGCCTTCTTAAGCTTTGCAAGGACTTTCCTCGCATCTCCGACTATAGGGACGTCAACTCTGACGTTTTTTCCTATTTCTGCAGGATCGATGTCGATGTGGATTATCTTTGCCTCTGGTGCGAACATCGCGACGTTTCCGGTTGTTCTGTCGCTGAACCTGCAGCCGACCGCGATAATCAAGTCGCTCTCACTCAAAGCGTAGTTTGCGTACTTCGTTCCGTGCATTCCGGCGAATCCGAGTGACAGCGGGTGTGTTTCTGGAATTGAGCCTTTTCCCATCAGCGTTGTAACAACGAAGGCCGGGATTGTTTCTGCAAGCTCGACAAGCTCCTTTGAGGCGTTTGAGATTATGACCCCACCACCGGCAAGTATAACCGGTCTCTCCGCCTTCATTATCAGCTCGGCCGCCTTCGCTATCTGCCTCGGATGCCCCTCCAGCTTCGGCTTGTATCCCGGGAGGCTGACCTTCTTGGGGTAGTTGAAGTCTATGTCTGCGGTTGTGATGTCCTTGGGCAGGTCAACGAGAACCGGACCGGGTCTGCCGGTTGAGGCTATGTGGAAAGCCTCCTTTATCGTGCCCAGAAGGTCTTTGGTGTCCGTAACCAGGTAGTTGTGCTTGGTTATGGGCATCGTGATTCCGGTTATGTCGGCCTCCTGAAACGCATCGTTTCCGATCATGCTGGTCGGAACCTGGCCGGTGAAGACAACGAGCGGTGAGGAGTCCATGTAGGCTGTAGCTATGCCGGTAACGGTGTTCGTCGCTCCGGGTCCGGAGGTGGCGAAGGCAACCCCCACTTTGCCGCTCGCCCTTGCGTAGCCGTCTGCCGCGTGGGTCGCACCCTGCTCGTGCCTCGTTGTTATGTGCCTTATTCCCGAATCGTAGAGCGCATCGTAGACCTCAATAATCGCACCTCCGGGTATTCCAAACACGACCTCTATACCTTCCATCTCCAAAGCCTTGACAATGGCATCAGCAGCACGCATTTAAAACCACCTCTAACTCCTTTAGAAAAGAAGTAAAAGCTGTACTACAATGAACTCTTTTCCAGAGAACTTTTTCATCACTCCCACCACCAGCATGCGCTTTAAAAAGTTTTGGTTCGCCCAGGCAAGGTAATTGCACTGCTGCAAGCTAAGTTTTAAAAACTACTTACCTTTGTAGGAAAGTGTTAACCAGAAAGGTTCTGCTCGTTGGTGGAGGAGTTTTGGTCGTTTCAGTTATTGTTATCTACGCCGGACTGTACTTTGCCACTCAATCCTTGTTTGACCATATTGACGTTAACAACGCGTTAAACAGGGCTGAATTGGTTCATTCAGCACTTTTTCATGAGGTTGATGCGATAGATTCCTTCTGTGCGGACTGGGCCGAGTGGGATGACACTTACAATTTCGTACTAAATCGAAACATGGACTACGTTGAATCAAATCTTGTTGATGAAACCTTTCCAACTCTGAATGTAAACTATATCGTCTATCTCGACAGAAACGGAGAGGTGGTGCTTGCAAAGGGTTATGATCTGGAAAACGAAACAGCCATGAACCCCTCTCAGCCGCTGATTGAGCGGTTCAGGGAACTCTCCGCCAGAAACGATTTGGACGTCAAGAAGGGCTTTTTGAGGTTTGATAACTCCATTTACGCCTTCTCGGCCAGACCGATCCTGAGGAGCGACGAGACCGGCCCGTACGCTGGGACTCTAATCTTTGCGCGAATCGTGGACGACTCTTTTATCCAAAGCCCATCGAAAATTGCAGGTTTGAGCTTCAAAATACTGCCGGTACCAAAGGAGAAGAGTGTAAAATTTGTGAACGAAAGCGCGTTGCTGGTTGAATTTCCTCTTGAGGATTACAGCGGAAGGGTTGTAGGAACAATCGAGTTTTACGCCGAAAGGGAGGCTCTTGGAATTCTCAGCTCGCT
The nucleotide sequence above comes from Archaeoglobus fulgidus DSM 4304. Encoded proteins:
- a CDS encoding DUF1641 domain-containing protein, translated to MTDISPDKFAKAAEAIYEIFEKVVENHDEILDAIDKLLILERKGVFDEIVKFSEFKVPFTPDEIREIAERFEMLIKILLSVDERVLKVIKRLIDAFEESMVYEQMGMMEAMKALRDPDVQKAIGFALTLAKNFGKRI
- a CDS encoding DUF5371 family protein gives rise to the protein MVKIVHAQTVLPENVLEELKRKTGENATKDAIAKAVEHYLMCPYTHEAPLEKRLEEVIKKKKK
- the ilvN gene encoding acetolactate synthase small subunit, with amino-acid sequence MKHTIAVLVENKPGVLARVAGLFRRRGFNIESLTVGTTERDDLSRMTIVVEGDDKVVEQVIKQLNKLIETIKVSEITESSVERELCLIRVHAPPEKRGEIVELTNIFRARIVDVSRDSFIIEVTGDEDKVSAFIDLMRQYGIKELARTGKVAMVRGNKK
- a CDS encoding acetolactate synthase large subunit, translated to MRAADAIVKALEMEGIEVVFGIPGGAIIEVYDALYDSGIRHITTRHEQGATHAADGYARASGKVGVAFATSGPGATNTVTGIATAYMDSSPLVVFTGQVPTSMIGNDAFQEADITGITMPITKHNYLVTDTKDLLGTIKEAFHIASTGRPGPVLVDLPKDITTADIDFNYPKKVSLPGYKPKLEGHPRQIAKAAELIMKAERPVILAGGGVIISNASKELVELAETIPAFVVTTLMGKGSIPETHPLSLGFAGMHGTKYANYALSESDLIIAVGCRFSDRTTGNVAMFAPEAKIIHIDIDPAEIGKNVRVDVPIVGDARKVLAKLKKAVEYKQRKEWEDKVNDWKKRYPLKYKKEGFKPQYVIERACEIMPDAIITTEVGQNQMWAAQFFKTKYPRQFITSGGLGTMGFGFPAAMGAQVAFPEKTVIDIAGDGSFFMNIQELATCVKYEIPVKVLVLNNGYLGMVRQWQELFYRERYSATCIGCEKTGFEAIARGFGAIGMTVEKPSEVDDALKEAKEVDAPVVIDFRVDYQANVFPMVPPGAALNEIIDEE